Proteins co-encoded in one Bacillus sp. FSL H8-0547 genomic window:
- the sucC gene encoding ADP-forming succinate--CoA ligase subunit beta, which yields MNIHEYQGKEILRKYGVAVPNGKVAFTVEEAVEAAKELGTDVTVVKAQIHAGGRGKAGGVKVAKNIGEVETYAKEILGKTLVTHQTGPEGKEVKRLLIEEGCDIKKEYYIGLVLDRATSRVVLMASEEGGTEIEEVAEATPEKIFKEVIDPAVGLQAYQARRIAFNINIQKELVGQAVKFMMSLYNAFVEKDCSIAEINPLVVTGDGKVMALDAKLNFDSNALYRRKDILEYRDLDEEDAKEIEASKYDLSYISLDGNIGCMVNGAGLAMATMDIIKYYGGEPANFLDVGGGATAEKVTEAFKIILSDQNVKGIFVNIFGGIMKCDIIAQGVVEATKQVGLQIPLVVRLEGTNVEIGKQILNESGLNITSAESMADGAQKIVSLVG from the coding sequence ATGAATATCCATGAGTATCAAGGAAAAGAAATCCTTAGAAAATATGGAGTAGCAGTACCAAACGGCAAAGTGGCCTTTACAGTTGAAGAAGCTGTGGAAGCAGCAAAAGAACTGGGTACAGACGTAACAGTAGTTAAAGCACAGATTCATGCAGGCGGCCGCGGAAAAGCAGGCGGGGTAAAAGTTGCAAAGAATATTGGCGAAGTAGAAACTTATGCGAAAGAAATTCTCGGTAAAACACTGGTGACACACCAGACAGGTCCTGAGGGCAAAGAAGTAAAACGCTTACTTATCGAAGAGGGCTGCGATATTAAGAAAGAATATTATATCGGCCTTGTTCTTGACCGCGCTACATCTCGCGTTGTCCTGATGGCATCTGAAGAAGGCGGCACAGAAATCGAGGAAGTGGCAGAAGCAACTCCTGAGAAAATTTTCAAAGAAGTGATTGATCCTGCTGTAGGACTGCAGGCATACCAGGCCCGCAGAATCGCTTTTAATATTAATATTCAAAAAGAATTAGTCGGACAGGCTGTTAAATTTATGATGAGCCTTTACAACGCATTTGTCGAAAAAGACTGCTCTATTGCTGAAATCAATCCGCTTGTTGTAACAGGGGACGGCAAAGTAATGGCGCTTGATGCAAAATTGAACTTTGACTCAAATGCTCTTTACCGCAGAAAAGATATCCTTGAATACCGCGATCTTGACGAAGAAGATGCAAAAGAAATCGAAGCATCCAAATATGACCTGAGCTATATTTCCCTTGATGGGAATATCGGCTGTATGGTAAACGGCGCCGGCCTTGCTATGGCAACAATGGATATTATTAAATATTACGGCGGCGAACCGGCGAACTTCCTGGATGTTGGGGGCGGCGCGACAGCTGAAAAAGTAACGGAAGCATTTAAAATCATCCTTTCTGATCAAAATGTAAAAGGAATTTTCGTCAACATTTTCGGCGGAATTATGAAATGCGACATTATTGCACAGGGTGTAGTTGAAGCGACGAAACAGGTCGGCCTGCAAATTCCACTAGTTGTCCGTTTGGAAGGAACAAATGTAGAGATCGGCAAGCAAATCTTGAACGAATCCGGTTTGAATATCACTTCTGCTGAATCTATGGCAGACGGCGCACAAAAAATCGTATCTTTAGTAGGGTAA
- a CDS encoding ribonuclease HII, with protein MKKLTTEEIRLKLETISSPDDPFLLQCKNDERKSVIKLADKWTRDYEQQLEKKQQFEDMMIFEKKARGEGYHLLCGIDEVGRGPLAGPVVAAAVILPESFYLPGLTDSKKLTAAKRESFYEFIVKEAIAFGVGIVSPAEIDRLNIYQATKAAMVQAVKELSVSPEYLLIDAMELSLPIPQESLIKGDARSVSIAAASVLAKVTRDRMMMQLAAEYPQYGFEQNMGYGTKQHLEALNLFGVTECHRRSFSPVKEMAAEETVS; from the coding sequence ATGAAAAAGCTGACGACTGAAGAAATCCGTTTAAAGCTTGAAACAATCAGCAGCCCTGATGATCCGTTTTTGCTTCAATGCAAAAACGATGAGCGGAAAAGCGTGATAAAGCTTGCTGACAAGTGGACGAGAGACTATGAACAGCAGCTTGAAAAAAAGCAGCAGTTTGAAGATATGATGATTTTTGAGAAGAAAGCAAGGGGAGAGGGCTATCACCTTCTTTGCGGAATCGATGAAGTAGGCAGAGGACCTCTGGCAGGCCCGGTTGTCGCAGCTGCCGTGATCCTCCCGGAATCCTTTTACCTTCCCGGCCTGACAGATTCAAAAAAACTGACGGCTGCCAAAAGAGAATCCTTTTACGAATTCATCGTGAAGGAAGCGATTGCTTTCGGAGTCGGAATTGTATCACCGGCTGAAATCGACAGGCTGAATATCTATCAGGCAACAAAGGCGGCAATGGTGCAGGCCGTGAAAGAGCTCTCAGTGTCCCCTGAGTACCTTCTCATTGATGCGATGGAGCTTTCCCTTCCCATTCCCCAGGAATCTCTTATAAAGGGAGACGCACGCAGTGTGAGCATTGCAGCGGCATCTGTCCTTGCGAAAGTAACCAGGGACAGAATGATGATGCAGCTTGCTGCCGAGTATCCGCAATACGGATTTGAGCAGAATATGGGGTATGGAACAAAGCAGCACCTTGAAGCTCTGAATTTGTTCGGCGTGACAGAATGCCACAGAAGAAGTTTTTCTCCTGTGAAAGAGATGGCTGCAGAAGAAACGGTCAGCTGA